In Sardina pilchardus chromosome 10, fSarPil1.1, whole genome shotgun sequence, one genomic interval encodes:
- the ccnd1 gene encoding G1/S-specific cyclin-D1 — translation MEHQLLCCEVETIRRAYQDTNLLNDRVLQAMLKAEDNYLPATNYLKCVQKEIVPYMRRIVATWMLEVCEEQKCEEEVFPLAMNYLDRFLSVEPTKKTRLQLLGATCMFLASKMKETIPLTAEKLCIYTDNSIRPGELLQMELLVLNKLKWDLASVTPHDFIEHFLSKLPIHQDTKKILRKHAQTFVALCATDVKFIANPPSMIAAGSVAAAVQGLHMKSLDVSLTSQNLTELLSQIIKSDPDCLRACQEQIESLLETSLRQAQQQHAGSTESKSMEEEVDLSCTPTDVRDVNI, via the exons ATGGAACACCAGCTTCTTTGCTGCGAAGTGGAGACTATCAGGAGAGCGTACCAAGATACGAATTTGCTCAATGACAGAGTTCTACAAGCAATGCTCAAAGCTGAAGACAATTACCTTCCTGCCACGAACTACTTAAAATGTGTTCAAAAAGAAATTGTGCCTTACATGAGGAGAATTGTTGCCACATGGATGCTTGAG GTCTGTGAAGAACAGAAATGCGAAGAGGAGGTTTTTCCCTTGGCTATGAATTACTTGGACAGATTTTTGTCTGTTGAGCCGACAAAGAAAACAAGATTACAGTTACTGGGAGCCACTTGCATGTTTTTGGCATCAAAAATGAAGGAAACAATTCCTTTAACAGCTGAGAAGTTGTGTATATACACCGACAATTCAATCCGACCTGGCGAGTTACTG caaATGGAGCTACTTGTGCTGAACAAGCTGAAATGGGATCTAGCATCAGTCACTCCACACGATTTCATTGAACATTTCCTCTCCAAACTTCCCATTCATCAGGACACCAAGAAAATCCTTCGCAAACATGCTCAGACCTTTGTGGCCCTCTGTGCTACAG ACGTTAAGTTCATCGCTAACCCGCCCTCCATGATCGCTGCCGGGAGCGTGGCAGCCGCCGTGCAGGGCCTCCACATGAAGAGCCTGGACGTGTCACTCACCTCCCAGAACCTCACAGAGCTGCTGTCACAGATCATCAAGAGTGATCCG gACTGCCTGCGGGCCTGCCAGGAACAGATCGAGTCCCTGCTGGAGACGAGTCTGCGGCaggcgcagcagcagcacgccGGGTCCACGGAGAGCAAGagcatggaggaggaggtggacctGTCCTGCACCCCGACGGACGTGCGGGACGTCAACATCTGA